The following proteins are co-located in the Silene latifolia isolate original U9 population chromosome 1, ASM4854445v1, whole genome shotgun sequence genome:
- the LOC141642050 gene encoding putative mitochondrial protein AtMg00860 — MIEAVTNWGTPKNVANIQSFLGLAGYYRRFVKYFSKIARPMTAMMRKETRFRWDKSSETAFQTLKERLTTAPVIALLEGSENFVVYIYASKNGLGCVLMQNEKVIAYASRQLKPYEDNYPTHDLELGAMGFALNIWRPYLSEKGYAIGDLTIKPDLYMMVGI, encoded by the exons atgattgaggcagtgacaaactGGGGaacaccgaagaatgttgctaaTATccagagtttcttgggtttagcgggctactacaggaggttcgtgaaataTTTTTCTAAGatcgctagacctatgacagctatGATGAGGAAAGAGACTAGATTTCGTTGGGATAAGAGTAGTGAAACGGCGTTCCAAACACTAAAGgagcgcttgaccacagctcccgtTATAGCTCTACtagagggaagtgagaactttgtgGTTTATAtatatgcttcaaagaatgggttgggttgtgttcTGATGCAGAATGAGAAAGTTATCGCTTATGCGTCGAGGCAACTGAAACCGTATGAAGATAACTACCCTACTCACGATTTGGAGCTAGGTGCAATGGGTTTCGCTCTAAATATTTGGAGGCCCTATCTTTCTGAG AAGGGTTATGCCATCGGTGACTTAACTATAAAGCCTGATTTGTATATGATGGTCGGAATTTAG